The following proteins are encoded in a genomic region of Corynebacterium atypicum:
- the ilvC gene encoding ketol-acid reductoisomerase gives MAIDVLYDDDADLSLIQGKKVAVIGYGSQGHAHAQNLRESGVEVRIGLREGSKSADKAREAGFEVLSNAEAAKWADLIMVLAPDTTQAKLFKEDIEPNLEPGNALFFSHGLNIHFKLIEPAESITVGMVAPKGPGHLVRRTFVDGKGVPCLIAVEQDPDGNGKELALSYAAAIGGARAGVIPTTFKDETETDLFGEQAVLCGGLESLIMTGFEVLTEAGYEPEMAYFECCHEMKLIVDLIYEGGIGNMNYSCSDTAEYGGYLSGPRIIDEGAKERMQQVLTEIQDGTFVKALLKNIEGGNKDLERRRAEVAAHPIEKTGAKLRDLMSWVKVDAHEETA, from the coding sequence ATGGCTATTGACGTTCTTTATGATGACGACGCCGATCTGTCTTTGATCCAGGGCAAGAAGGTCGCCGTGATCGGCTACGGCTCCCAGGGGCACGCCCACGCACAGAACCTACGCGAGTCCGGCGTCGAGGTCCGGATCGGGCTGCGCGAGGGTTCGAAGTCTGCGGATAAGGCCCGGGAGGCCGGTTTCGAGGTGCTCTCGAACGCGGAGGCCGCCAAGTGGGCGGACCTCATCATGGTGCTGGCGCCGGATACCACCCAGGCCAAGCTGTTCAAGGAAGACATCGAGCCCAACCTGGAGCCCGGCAACGCGCTCTTCTTTAGCCACGGCCTGAACATTCACTTCAAGCTCATCGAGCCGGCCGAGTCGATCACCGTGGGCATGGTCGCCCCGAAGGGACCGGGCCACCTGGTGCGCCGCACCTTCGTCGACGGCAAAGGTGTGCCCTGCCTGATCGCCGTCGAGCAGGATCCGGACGGCAATGGCAAGGAGCTCGCGCTGTCCTACGCCGCGGCCATCGGCGGCGCGCGCGCCGGAGTCATCCCCACCACCTTCAAAGATGAGACCGAGACGGACCTCTTCGGCGAGCAGGCCGTGCTCTGCGGTGGGCTGGAAAGTCTGATCATGACCGGCTTCGAGGTGCTCACCGAGGCCGGCTACGAGCCGGAGATGGCCTACTTTGAGTGCTGCCACGAGATGAAGCTCATCGTGGACCTGATCTACGAGGGTGGCATCGGCAACATGAACTACTCCTGCTCGGACACGGCGGAGTACGGCGGCTACCTCTCGGGCCCGCGCATTATCGACGAAGGCGCCAAGGAGCGGATGCAGCAGGTGCTCACCGAGATCCAGGACGGCACCTTTGTGAAGGCGCTGCTGAAGAACATCGAGGGCGGCAACAAGGACCTCGAGCGACGCCGCGCCGAGGTGGCTGCGCATCCGATCGAGAAGACCGGCGCCAAGTTGCGCGACCTGATGAGCTGGGTCAAGGTCGATGCGCACGAGGAAACGGCTTAG
- the ilvN gene encoding acetolactate synthase small subunit — MALNVQRGNNHNKRHILSVLVLDADGIISRVSALFTRRSYSLLSFVSAESATPGVKRLTIVVDATEESIEQITKQLHKLVQVLKVRRHLEDSSISRALLLVKVAADASNRPQVVESANIFRARVVDVAPESIIIEATGAPGKLRALLDVLEPFGIKEYAQSGQVALDRGQRVLTFGQAGQPVGRAK; from the coding sequence GTGGCACTCAACGTTCAACGCGGGAACAACCACAACAAGCGCCATATCTTAAGCGTGCTCGTCCTCGACGCCGACGGCATCATCTCGAGGGTCTCCGCGCTTTTTACCCGCCGTTCCTACAGCCTGCTCTCGTTCGTTTCGGCCGAGTCTGCAACCCCGGGCGTGAAACGGCTGACCATCGTCGTCGACGCGACAGAAGAGTCGATCGAGCAGATCACCAAGCAGCTGCACAAGCTCGTCCAGGTGCTCAAGGTGCGCCGCCATCTTGAGGATTCGTCGATCTCCCGGGCGCTGCTGTTGGTCAAGGTCGCCGCGGACGCCTCGAACCGCCCGCAGGTGGTCGAATCGGCGAACATTTTCCGCGCGCGCGTGGTCGACGTCGCCCCGGAATCGATAATCATCGAGGCCACGGGCGCGCCGGGCAAGCTGCGCGCCTTGCTCGACGTGCTGGAGCCGTTTGGGATTAAGGAGTATGCGCAGTCCGGCCAGGTCGCCCTAGACCGCGGCCAGCGGGTGCTCACCTTCGGTCAGGCGGGTCAGCCCGTGGGCCGGGCGAAGTGA